Proteins encoded in a region of the Mercenaria mercenaria strain notata chromosome 1, MADL_Memer_1, whole genome shotgun sequence genome:
- the LOC123540447 gene encoding ADP-ribosylation factor 3-like, producing the protein MGLCHSGSGSSSGARILMIGLDSAGKTTILYKMKLGETVTTIPTVGFNVETVSPVKGVSFTLWDIGGQDKIRPLWRHYYNKLDGLVYVVDSADEERMSVAKEELFNVLESDEMKEVPLLIIANKQDLENSLDPSKIVDQLNLNTLRHRSWYIQPACATTGDGIKEGMQMLASMVKRKKK; encoded by the exons ATGGGATTGTGTCATTCTGGCTCGGGGAGCTCTTCAGGGGCTAGAATATTGATGATAGGATTGGATTCAGCTG GAAAGACTACAATACTCTACAAAATGAAGTTGGGCGAAACAGTAACAACAATTCCAACTGTAGGGTTTAATGTAGAAACTGTGTCACCTGTGAAAGGCGTCTCATTCACTCTGTGGGATATTGGCGGACAGGATAAAATCAGACCGCTTTGGAGGCATTATTACAATAAGCTGGATG GGCTGGTCTATGTCGTAGACAGTGCAGATGAAGAGAGAATGTCTGTGGCCAAGGAAGAGTTGTTTAATGTTCTAGAAAGCGACGAGATGAAAGAAGTGCCCCTCTTAATTATAGCCAACAAACAAGATCTTGAAA ATTCGCTGGATCCTTCGAAAATTGTTGATCAGTTAAACTTAAACACGCTCCGTCACCGGTCCTGGTATATTCAACCTGCGTGTGCAACTACCGGTGATGGCATTAAAGAAGGAATGCAGATGCTAGCTTCAatggtaaaaagaaaaaagaaataa
- the LOC123540466 gene encoding uncharacterized protein LOC123540466 — protein sequence MGLFLSRLSKLFEDWGTSQARILMLGLDAAGKTTVLYKLKLNETVSTIPTIGFNVETVTPVKGLTFTVWDVGGQDKIRQLWKHYFQNTDGLVYVVDSADRSRMSEAREELFGILESDEMKGVPVCLIANKQDLPNALNPSKIIDQLNLHKLTGRKWYVQAACATTGEGIYEGMHQLASMVKEFKKENRAY from the exons ATGGGGTTGTTTCTATCAAGACTAAGTAAATTGTTTGAGGACTGGGGCACTTCGCAGGCAAGAATCTTGATGCTTGGATTGGATGCAGCAG GTAAAACAACAGTACTCTACAAACTCAAACTGAACGAAACGGTATCAACTATCCCTACAATAGGATTCAATGTAGAAACTGTAACACCTGTGAAGGGCCTCACATTCACTGTATGGGATGTTGGCGGCCAGGACAAAATCAGACAACTATGGAAGCactattttcaaaacactgatg GGTTGGTGTATGTCGTAGACAGTGCTGACCGGTCGAGAATGTCTGAGGCCCGGGAAGAATTATTCGGTATTCTAGAAAGCGATGAGATGAAAGGTGTACCCGTATGTCTTATAGCCAACAAACAAGATCTACCTA ATGCTTTGAATCCATCGAAAATTATTGATCAACTAAACCTGCATAAGCTCACTGGGCGGAAGTGGTATGTCCAAGCTGCGTGCGCAACTACCGGGGAAGGTATTTACGAGGGAATGCACCAGCTAGCTTCAATGGTGAAAGAATTTAAGAAAGAGAACAGAGCTTATTGA
- the LOC123540531 gene encoding calmodulin-like has translation MGEQLTDEEMLECKRSFALYDRDGDGTISTRELGTVMRSMGYRPTDNELTDIFNEVDPDGFGEITFPDFLSIMAKKLKEYEGEESLRLAFRVFDKDDNGTVTVSDFRYMMENLRVSVTEHEVEDMIKDADKNHNGYIPYNDFITWITGK, from the exons ATG GGTGAACAACTAACAGACGAAGAGATGTTAG AATGTAAGCGGAGTTTCGCCCTGTATGACCGAGACGGGGACGGTACAATCAGCACGAGGGAACTGGGCACTGTAATGAGAAGTATGGGCTACAGACCTACTGATAACGAGCTCACTGACATCTTTAATGAAGTTGATCCTGACG GTTTTGGTGAAATCACTTTTCCAGACTTTCTGTCCATAATGGCGaagaaattaaaagaatatgaagGCGAGGAATCCTTACGATTGGCATTCCGAGTGTTTGACAAAGACGATAACGGAACG GTGACGGTATCAGACTTCCGGTATATGATGGAAAATCTAAGAGTCAGTGTAACAGAGCATGAAGTAGAAGATATGATTAAAGACGCCGACAAAAATCACAACGGTTACATTCCATATAATG ATTTTATAACATGGATAACCGGCAAGTAG